The Cyclopterus lumpus isolate fCycLum1 chromosome 12, fCycLum1.pri, whole genome shotgun sequence genome window below encodes:
- the LOC117740580 gene encoding interleukin-1 beta-like, which yields MLQHDETVVTATQNWSTSVGRTFQRFNSEEVVTLCDFSQKDVVLAAGDLKLKAVILKGGSCERRVTFQLARYLNSGVSRGDGLVVVLSVTGSRHISCCMQGGRALLELEECSKQKLQNISDHEDMDRFLFFKRTVGFSLNTFESLKHPGWFISTSDQDQDESMEMCRVDDARRLISFKMI from the exons ATGCTTCAACATGACG AAACCGTCGTCACGGCGACACAGAACTGGTCCACGAGCGTGGGGAGGACGTTTCAGCGTTTCAACAGCGAAGAAGTCGTCACTCTGTGCGACTTCTCCCAGAAGGACGTGGTCCTGGCTGCAGGAGACCTGAAGCTGAAGGCCGTCATCCTGAAGGGAGGAAGCTGTGAGCGCAGAG TGACCTTCCAACTGGCGAGGTACCTGAACTCCGGCGTCTCCCGTGGCGACggcctggtggtggtgctgtCCGTCACCGGCAGCCGGCACATCTCCTGCTGCATGCAGGGGGGGCGGGcgctgctggagctggag GAATGCAGCAAACAAAAGCTGCAGAACATCAGCGACCACGAGGACATGGACCGCTTCCTGTTCTTCAAGAGGACCGTGGGCTTCTCCCTGAACACCTTCGAGTCCCTGAAGCACCCCGGATGGTTCATCAGCACCtcggaccaggaccaggacgaGTCCATGGAGATGTGCAGGGTGGACGACGCACGCCGCCTCATCTCCTTCAAGATGatctaa